One region of Ahniella affigens genomic DNA includes:
- the atpD gene encoding F0F1 ATP synthase subunit beta, which yields MKGQVVQIIGAVVDVEFPRDQVPKVYDALKVDGTEITLEVQQQLGDGVVRTIALGSTEGLKRGLVATNTGKGISVPVGTGTLGRIMDVLGRPIDEAGPVKASAEWEIHRSAPTYEEQAAATELLETGIKVIDLIAPFAKGGKVGLFGGAGVGKTVNMMELINNIATEHSGLSVFAGVGERTREGNDFYHEMQESGVVNVEEPEKSKVAMVYGQMNEPPGNRLRVALTGLTMAEYFRDEGRDVLLFVDNIYRYTLAGTEVSALLGRMPSAVGYQPTLAEEMGVLQERITSTKTGSITSIQAVYVPADDLTDPSPATTFAHLDATVVLSRNIAALGIYPAVDPLDSTSRQLDPNVIGTEHYDTARKVQATLQRYKELKDIIAILGMDELSEDDKAAVSRARKVERFFSQPFTVAEVFTGAKGKYVTLKETIRGFRMIVDGECDNIPEQAFYMVGGIDEAFEKAKKMGVAA from the coding sequence ATGAAGGGTCAAGTGGTACAGATCATCGGCGCCGTCGTCGACGTCGAATTCCCGCGCGATCAGGTGCCGAAGGTGTATGACGCCCTCAAGGTGGACGGCACCGAGATCACGCTCGAAGTGCAGCAGCAGCTGGGTGATGGCGTCGTGCGTACGATCGCGCTCGGTTCCACCGAAGGCCTGAAGCGTGGCCTCGTGGCCACCAACACCGGCAAGGGCATCTCCGTGCCGGTCGGCACGGGCACGCTCGGTCGCATCATGGACGTGCTCGGTCGCCCGATCGATGAAGCCGGCCCGGTCAAGGCCAGCGCCGAGTGGGAAATCCATCGTTCCGCGCCAACGTACGAAGAGCAGGCAGCGGCCACGGAATTGCTGGAAACCGGCATCAAGGTTATCGACCTGATCGCACCGTTCGCCAAAGGCGGCAAGGTCGGTCTGTTCGGCGGCGCCGGCGTCGGCAAGACCGTCAACATGATGGAGTTGATCAACAACATCGCAACCGAGCACTCGGGTCTGTCGGTGTTCGCGGGCGTCGGTGAACGCACCCGTGAAGGCAACGACTTCTATCACGAGATGCAGGAATCCGGCGTCGTCAACGTCGAAGAGCCTGAGAAGTCCAAGGTCGCGATGGTGTACGGTCAGATGAACGAGCCACCAGGCAACCGTCTGCGCGTCGCGCTGACTGGTCTGACGATGGCCGAGTACTTCCGTGACGAAGGTCGCGACGTGCTCTTGTTCGTCGACAACATCTACCGCTACACCCTGGCCGGTACCGAAGTGTCCGCGCTCTTGGGTCGTATGCCGTCCGCCGTGGGTTATCAGCCGACGCTGGCCGAGGAAATGGGCGTTCTGCAAGAGCGCATCACCTCGACCAAGACCGGTTCGATCACGTCGATCCAGGCCGTGTACGTGCCTGCCGACGACTTGACCGACCCGTCGCCGGCCACGACCTTCGCGCACTTGGACGCCACCGTCGTGTTGAGCCGTAACATTGCCGCCCTGGGTATTTACCCGGCCGTGGATCCGCTCGACTCGACGTCGCGTCAGCTCGACCCGAACGTTATCGGTACCGAGCACTACGATACCGCGCGCAAGGTTCAGGCCACGCTGCAGCGTTACAAGGAACTGAAGGACATCATCGCGATTCTCGGTATGGACGAGCTCAGCGAAGACGACAAGGCGGCCGTGTCACGCGCCCGCAAGGTCGAGCGCTTCTTCTCGCAGCCGTTCACCGTCGCCGAAGTGTTCACCGGCGCCAAGGGCAAGTACGTCACGTTGAAGGAAACGATCCGCGGCTTCCGCATGATCGTCGACGGCGAATGCGACAACATTCCCGAGCAGGCCTTCTACATGGTCGGCGGCATCGACGAAGCGTTCGAGAAAGCCAAGAAGATGGGCGTCGCCGCTTAA